The following proteins are encoded in a genomic region of Oceanisphaera profunda:
- a CDS encoding NCS1 family transporter produces MATQNISNSAAIPMQSGNAKSANVAGSHEKKAGEESLAPQKNRIMGRVSYFLAWFGGCVSIGTFTMGSSIVGTLNLLQACIAITIGCFSIGIALALNGAAGYKYGIPFMVQARSSFGFVGTRFPGMVRAVPAIVWYGFQSWIGAGALNAASAALFGFDNLVLFFVVFQFLQIGLSILGFQGIKWLENIGSGFILVALVYMFYSVVNKFGDEITTNLVNVEGSWGLPFWGATMLFLGVYSTMMLNVSDYSRELKEGTKPGWLTVIYSMAILPCTIFMGLIGLMVSGATGISDPIQVFSSAVDNTPLLVITLLFIAFAQVTTNVLNNVIPPTYILMDVFKLKFRTSTILVGLLAFCTFPWKLVQEDSAAGLQLFVQTYSAFLGPIFAVMVVDYFILRRRKLDLDKLYDENGPYKGINYGAVIAVVVGACVALTFVSVSLYASLLPAGIIYYLLMQYWKPCQRFRY; encoded by the coding sequence ATGGCTACTCAGAATATAAGCAATAGTGCCGCCATTCCCATGCAAAGCGGTAACGCAAAATCAGCCAATGTGGCTGGCAGTCATGAGAAGAAGGCAGGCGAGGAGTCACTTGCTCCCCAGAAAAATAGAATTATGGGTAGAGTGTCTTATTTTCTAGCTTGGTTTGGTGGTTGTGTATCAATTGGCACCTTTACTATGGGGTCGAGTATTGTTGGTACGCTCAACTTGCTACAAGCTTGCATCGCGATCACGATCGGTTGTTTTAGTATTGGTATCGCTCTGGCGTTGAACGGGGCTGCAGGCTACAAGTACGGCATTCCTTTTATGGTACAAGCGAGGAGTTCATTTGGCTTTGTTGGTACCCGTTTTCCAGGAATGGTGCGAGCAGTACCGGCTATCGTATGGTATGGCTTTCAAAGTTGGATAGGTGCTGGGGCATTGAACGCAGCTTCAGCCGCCTTATTTGGTTTCGATAATCTAGTACTGTTTTTCGTGGTATTCCAGTTCCTGCAGATTGGCCTGTCTATCCTCGGTTTTCAGGGTATTAAATGGCTAGAAAATATAGGCAGTGGCTTTATTTTAGTGGCGCTAGTTTATATGTTTTACAGCGTAGTAAATAAATTTGGTGATGAGATAACGACTAACTTGGTAAATGTTGAAGGCTCTTGGGGTTTACCATTTTGGGGGGCTACTATGCTGTTCTTGGGTGTTTATAGCACCATGATGTTGAATGTCAGCGATTACTCTCGTGAGCTAAAAGAAGGTACTAAGCCGGGTTGGTTAACGGTGATTTACTCCATGGCTATTCTGCCTTGTACTATTTTTATGGGATTAATTGGATTGATGGTGTCCGGCGCTACGGGTATATCTGATCCCATTCAGGTTTTCTCTAGTGCAGTTGATAACACGCCATTGCTCGTTATCACTCTGTTATTTATTGCCTTCGCCCAAGTCACCACCAACGTCCTTAATAACGTTATTCCACCGACCTATATCTTAATGGATGTGTTTAAACTGAAGTTTCGCACCTCGACCATTTTGGTTGGTTTATTAGCTTTTTGTACCTTCCCTTGGAAATTAGTACAGGAAGACTCGGCAGCAGGTTTACAGCTTTTCGTGCAAACGTACTCTGCATTCTTAGGCCCCATCTTTGCCGTTATGGTGGTGGATTACTTTATTCTACGTCGCCGTAAACTGGACTTAGATAAGCTTTATGACGAAAACGGTCCCTATAAAGGTATCAACTATGGCGCTGTGATTGCGGTAGTGGTTGGGGCTTGCGTAGCATTAACGTTCGTCTCTGTATCTTTGTACGCCAGTCTATTACCCGCCGGTATTATTTATTATCTGCTGATGCAGTATTGGAAGCCCTGCCAACGCTTCCGTTATTAA
- a CDS encoding ferredoxin--NADP reductase has translation MAKYQLQLVRKQTVAEGTLAFYFKKPAGFSFKAGQCAQFTLIDPPKTDDEGNSRYFSYASTPDEPELMIATRIRDSAFKQVLSQLEPGSELVMKGPYGDFVLPEQRKRSVVFITGGIGVTPVRSMLLHAIHHQQASNPQPITVFYANRRPQDAAFLDELTKACINSANITLIATMSQPDSAWSGEQGYVDHAMLKRHLTDLNAPMYYLDGPPALVAAMKDMLSKAGVDEEQVRSEEFAGY, from the coding sequence ATGGCTAAGTATCAATTACAGCTAGTGCGTAAACAAACTGTGGCCGAGGGCACCTTGGCCTTTTATTTTAAAAAGCCCGCCGGCTTTAGTTTTAAAGCCGGCCAGTGCGCGCAATTTACCTTAATCGACCCGCCGAAAACCGATGACGAAGGCAACAGCCGCTACTTTTCTTATGCCTCTACACCCGATGAACCCGAGCTAATGATCGCCACCCGCATTCGAGATAGCGCCTTTAAACAAGTATTGAGTCAGCTTGAACCGGGTAGCGAGCTAGTAATGAAAGGCCCCTATGGCGACTTTGTGCTGCCCGAGCAACGTAAACGGTCGGTAGTATTTATTACCGGCGGCATAGGCGTAACACCGGTACGCAGCATGCTGTTGCACGCCATCCATCATCAGCAAGCCTCCAACCCGCAGCCAATCACGGTATTTTATGCCAATCGCCGACCCCAAGACGCCGCCTTTTTGGATGAGTTGACTAAAGCCTGCATTAATAGCGCGAACATCACCTTAATCGCGACCATGAGTCAGCCAGACTCTGCTTGGTCTGGCGAGCAAGGCTATGTTGATCACGCCATGCTAAAGCGTCATCTCACCGACCTTAACGCGCCTATGTATTATCTGGATGGCCCGCCAGCGTTGGTGGCGGCCATGAAAGATATGCTCAGCAAAGCTGGCGTGGATGAAGAGCAAGTACGCAGCGAAGAATTTGCGGGATATTAA
- a CDS encoding YebC/PmpR family DNA-binding transcriptional regulator, with product MGRAYENRKDSISKTANAKSKIYSKYGREIYVVAKSGGADPDGNLSLRGLIDRAKKDQVPAHVIEKALQKATSGAGEDFSPARYEGFGPGNCLVIVDCLTDNPNRTIGDVRVCFNKVKAKIGTSGTVGHMFDHCAILAFAGDDEDAILEVLMTADVDVTDVESEEGMITVFAPQTEYSKTKQALLEAYPDLDFEVDSIQYLAQNTIELAGEDVALMERFLDLLNDVDDVQNVYHNAEF from the coding sequence ATGGGCAGAGCCTACGAAAACCGCAAAGATTCCATCTCCAAAACCGCGAATGCTAAGAGCAAAATCTACAGCAAATACGGCCGCGAAATTTACGTGGTCGCTAAATCTGGCGGTGCCGATCCTGATGGTAACCTCAGCTTACGTGGTTTGATTGATCGGGCTAAAAAAGATCAAGTACCGGCTCATGTTATTGAAAAAGCGCTACAAAAAGCCACCAGCGGCGCCGGTGAAGACTTTTCACCCGCCCGTTACGAAGGCTTTGGCCCCGGCAACTGCTTAGTGATAGTGGACTGCTTAACCGATAACCCTAACCGTACTATCGGTGACGTACGGGTGTGTTTTAACAAAGTGAAAGCCAAAATCGGAACCTCGGGCACCGTAGGCCACATGTTCGACCATTGCGCTATTTTGGCCTTTGCCGGTGACGATGAAGACGCCATTCTTGAAGTGTTAATGACCGCCGATGTGGACGTAACTGATGTGGAATCCGAAGAGGGCATGATCACCGTATTCGCCCCACAAACCGAATACTCCAAAACCAAACAAGCACTGTTGGAAGCTTACCCAGATTTAGATTTTGAAGTAGACAGCATTCAGTACCTTGCACAAAACACCATTGAGCTGGCCGGTGAAGATGTAGCTCTCATGGAGCGCTTTCTCGATCTGCTGAACGACGTAGACGACGTACAAAACGTCTATCACAACGCAGAGTTCTAA
- a CDS encoding aspartate/glutamate racemase family protein: MRIKIINPNTTQSFTDALQKLADTVSRPDTEIFAVNPASGPASIESFYDEALSVPGVLEEIIKGDREENIDAYVLACFGDPGLYAARELTDKPVLGIAEAAFHMAVMSGAYFTIVTTAPRVRFMTEHLVNRYGFSEQCKNIRTTPMKVLDLATSPETAIAKVIAECLLAIKEDHAEAIVLGCAGMSQYREYIEQQIGIPVIDGTVAAVKLCEAMVDMKLGTSKVLTFSWPRPEMAPQGRQLNIA; this comes from the coding sequence ATGCGAATCAAGATTATTAACCCGAATACCACTCAGTCGTTTACCGATGCCCTGCAGAAATTGGCGGATACTGTGTCTCGCCCAGATACCGAGATTTTCGCGGTAAACCCAGCCAGTGGCCCAGCGTCTATCGAAAGCTTTTACGATGAAGCCCTGTCGGTGCCCGGCGTGCTGGAAGAAATTATCAAAGGTGATCGCGAAGAGAATATCGACGCCTATGTGCTAGCTTGTTTCGGAGACCCTGGGCTGTATGCCGCTCGGGAGCTAACCGATAAACCGGTGCTGGGTATTGCCGAAGCGGCTTTTCACATGGCGGTGATGAGCGGTGCCTATTTCACTATAGTGACCACGGCGCCTAGAGTGCGTTTCATGACCGAGCACTTGGTCAATCGCTATGGCTTTAGCGAGCAGTGCAAAAATATCCGTACCACACCGATGAAGGTATTGGATTTAGCTACCTCACCAGAAACTGCGATCGCAAAAGTGATTGCCGAATGCCTGTTAGCGATTAAAGAAGACCACGCCGAAGCCATAGTGCTGGGTTGTGCGGGTATGTCTCAGTATCGGGAGTATATCGAACAGCAAATTGGCATACCGGTGATCGATGGCACAGTAGCAGCGGTCAAGCTGTGCGAGGCCATGGTGGATATGAAGCTGGGTACCAGCAAGGTATTAACCTTCAGCTGGCCACGACCAGAAATGGCTCCCCAAGGGCGCCAACTCAACATCGCCTGA
- a CDS encoding nucleoside deaminase → MSDLDFIKTTIELARDNVVRGGQPFGALLVRDGVVLADGVNESYIDHDATAHAEIQAIRNAGKQHKTTSFAGSTMYASGKPCAMCMAAMIQAGVSKLVYCADDDVGEGYGWSTEYLYERMQRDFGSQGIETTHLPLDEKTQVFEQYQAKVGQGSNEQMKD, encoded by the coding sequence ATGTCAGACTTAGATTTTATTAAAACTACCATAGAGCTGGCGCGCGATAACGTAGTGCGTGGCGGCCAGCCGTTTGGTGCGCTGTTAGTGCGAGATGGCGTGGTGTTGGCGGATGGCGTCAACGAAAGCTATATCGATCACGATGCCACTGCTCACGCAGAAATTCAGGCCATTCGTAACGCGGGCAAGCAGCATAAAACCACCTCTTTTGCCGGCAGCACTATGTATGCCAGCGGCAAGCCTTGCGCCATGTGCATGGCGGCGATGATCCAAGCGGGCGTGTCTAAGTTGGTGTATTGCGCCGATGACGATGTAGGTGAGGGCTACGGCTGGTCGACCGAATATTTATATGAGCGTATGCAGCGTGACTTCGGTAGCCAAGGTATAGAAACCACGCATCTGCCGCTGGACGAGAAAACTCAGGTATTTGAGCAATACCAAGCCAAAGTTGGCCAAGGCAGTAATGAGCAAATGAAAGATTAA
- a CDS encoding NCS1 family nucleobase:cation symporter-1 yields MDDRLLEVKSRDPSLYNKDLAPIKHKDRSWGWFEIFNVWSNDIQSLFGYSLAASLFLTYGLNGWAVMAAIILAGFIVMILVNLTGKPSVKYGIPFPVLIRSSMGVRGANFPALLRAIVGIFWYGVQTYFASTAVTLLLTALWGPSEGAGFLGMSATAWLSFVIVWLFQILLFWQGIDKIKIFLNLAGPLVYLVMVVLMVIVWVKAGDQLLPAVSTIFSSAGTTEGSDLAAFSAIVGTMVAYFAAVVINFGDFTRFVRSEREMKIGNLLGLPLNVAFFSFIALMITAGTLVLFGEALTNPADIIERVDSLPLTIVAALTFFAATVGINLVANFIPPAYDLANLFPRVISFRIGGLITAIIAFFVGAFWVSFISQIGIPGFVNALGAIVAPFYGIIVVDYYLVKRQQLDMEQLFSSAPTGAYYYRGGWNVKALLAFAMAATFSISTVLLPSLADLNGYGWLIGAALGGIFYSILVKITGARV; encoded by the coding sequence ATGGATGATCGCCTACTCGAAGTAAAAAGCCGAGATCCTTCTTTATATAACAAAGATTTAGCTCCCATTAAGCATAAAGACCGCAGTTGGGGCTGGTTTGAAATTTTTAACGTTTGGTCCAATGATATTCAGAGTTTGTTCGGCTACAGCTTGGCCGCATCGCTATTTTTGACCTACGGCCTGAATGGCTGGGCGGTGATGGCCGCCATTATTTTGGCCGGTTTTATTGTAATGATACTGGTGAACCTGACCGGTAAGCCCAGCGTGAAATACGGTATTCCCTTTCCCGTGCTCATTCGTTCCAGCATGGGAGTTAGGGGGGCGAACTTTCCGGCGCTGCTGCGCGCCATCGTAGGTATTTTCTGGTACGGCGTACAAACCTATTTTGCCTCGACGGCCGTTACCTTGTTGCTGACCGCCTTGTGGGGGCCGAGTGAGGGCGCCGGTTTCCTCGGCATGTCGGCAACGGCTTGGTTGTCGTTTGTTATTGTATGGTTGTTTCAGATTTTGCTGTTCTGGCAGGGCATCGACAAGATAAAGATATTTCTCAACCTGGCAGGTCCTCTGGTCTATCTGGTGATGGTGGTGTTGATGGTCATTGTCTGGGTAAAGGCCGGTGATCAGTTGCTACCCGCAGTCAGTACTATTTTCAGCAGTGCGGGTACCACGGAAGGGAGCGATCTGGCGGCGTTCAGTGCCATTGTCGGTACTATGGTGGCTTACTTTGCAGCCGTGGTGATCAACTTCGGGGACTTTACTCGCTTCGTGCGTAGCGAACGAGAAATGAAAATAGGCAACCTGCTGGGCCTGCCACTTAACGTCGCATTCTTCTCTTTTATCGCCTTGATGATTACTGCCGGTACCCTAGTCTTATTCGGGGAGGCGTTGACTAATCCGGCTGATATTATCGAGCGGGTAGACTCACTGCCACTGACCATAGTTGCGGCGCTGACCTTCTTTGCTGCCACCGTGGGCATCAACCTAGTGGCCAACTTTATACCGCCTGCCTATGATCTGGCCAACCTATTTCCGAGAGTAATCAGTTTCAGAATCGGGGGCTTGATCACGGCCATTATTGCCTTTTTTGTAGGTGCTTTTTGGGTCTCATTTATCAGTCAGATTGGCATTCCCGGCTTTGTTAACGCATTAGGGGCTATTGTGGCGCCTTTCTACGGCATCATAGTGGTGGATTACTATTTGGTAAAACGTCAGCAGCTGGATATGGAGCAGCTATTTTCGTCTGCTCCAACAGGGGCCTACTATTATCGGGGCGGTTGGAATGTCAAGGCACTGCTGGCCTTTGCCATGGCGGCAACGTTCTCTATTTCGACCGTATTACTCCCCAGCCTAGCCGACCTTAACGGTTATGGATGGTTAATTGGTGCAGCCCTGGGCGGCATTTTTTACAGTATTTTGGTCAAGATTACCGGAGCACGAGTTTAA
- a CDS encoding GntR family transcriptional regulator, with product MNNKNTELDKVYQRIWEAIVAHKLLPGTRLKEDELSEAFGLSRGFVRKLLLQLSYHKLVNLVPNSGAFVAEPSPEEARDIFQARRLIEAELVRELASKCTAREKKLLQEHLEQEHQAMERGDQSLRIRLSGEFHLLIGKLANKPVLTSFLHEIIPRSSLIVALYQGAGKGNSGHGGLSCSEHHALLEAIANHEVEQAGALMISHLNEIEAQLQLEPIEDKGVMLKHIFADA from the coding sequence ATGAATAATAAAAACACAGAGCTGGATAAAGTTTATCAACGTATTTGGGAAGCAATAGTGGCCCACAAACTGCTGCCTGGTACTCGCTTGAAGGAAGATGAGTTAAGTGAGGCGTTCGGTTTGAGCCGTGGGTTTGTGCGTAAGCTATTGTTGCAATTGTCTTATCATAAATTAGTGAATCTGGTTCCCAATAGTGGAGCCTTTGTAGCCGAACCATCACCGGAAGAGGCTCGTGATATTTTTCAAGCACGTCGTTTAATTGAAGCCGAGCTGGTGCGTGAGTTGGCAAGCAAGTGTACGGCACGCGAGAAAAAACTGCTGCAGGAACACCTTGAGCAGGAACACCAGGCGATGGAGCGGGGCGATCAAAGTTTACGTATTCGTTTATCGGGTGAATTTCATCTATTGATTGGCAAGCTGGCAAATAAGCCGGTGCTGACCTCTTTTCTGCATGAAATTATTCCGCGTTCATCACTCATAGTGGCGCTCTATCAAGGCGCGGGTAAAGGCAATAGTGGTCATGGCGGTTTGTCATGCAGTGAACATCATGCATTGTTAGAAGCGATTGCTAATCATGAAGTAGAGCAGGCGGGAGCGCTAATGATTAGCCATCTCAACGAAATTGAAGCTCAATTACAGCTAGAGCCTATTGAAGATAAAGGCGTTATGCTTAAGCATATTTTTGCTGATGCCTGA